Proteins encoded within one genomic window of Vicinamibacteria bacterium:
- a CDS encoding TetR/AcrR family transcriptional regulator, protein MPPQRSRPLPEIRTQEVQAAALRVISRKGIAGATMQEIADEAGIAKGTLYLYFKDRDDLVERTADHAFSKLTERLDGTLPGIPTFREKLTALVRTEIAFFDEHREFFRIYVAYKQPPAELYQNARRRRACHPRYANHLLRLEKVLREAMVSGEVRHCDPARLALLVSESAVALMLRRLAEDRPPEAEVDVRWLVDFLLHGIEEKGS, encoded by the coding sequence TTGCCGCCGCAACGTTCCCGGCCCCTGCCCGAGATTCGAACCCAGGAGGTCCAGGCCGCGGCGCTTCGTGTCATCTCACGCAAAGGGATCGCCGGCGCAACGATGCAGGAGATCGCCGACGAAGCCGGCATCGCGAAGGGGACTCTGTATCTCTATTTCAAGGATCGGGATGACCTCGTCGAGCGGACCGCCGATCACGCGTTCTCGAAGCTGACGGAGCGTCTCGACGGTACGCTTCCCGGCATTCCAACGTTTCGGGAGAAGCTGACGGCTCTCGTCCGGACGGAGATTGCGTTCTTCGACGAGCATCGCGAGTTTTTCCGGATCTACGTCGCCTACAAGCAGCCGCCCGCCGAGCTCTATCAGAACGCCCGACGTCGGCGCGCCTGTCATCCGCGCTATGCGAACCACTTGCTTCGTCTCGAGAAGGTCTTGCGGGAGGCGATGGTTTCCGGAGAGGTGCGTCATTGCGATCCGGCGCGCCTCGCGCTGCTCGTCTCCGAGAGCGCCGTCGCCCTGATGCTTCGCCGCCTGGCGGAAGATAGACCTCCGGAAGCCGAAGTGGACGTCCGATGGCTCGTCGACTTCCTCCTTCATGGAATCGAGGAGAAAGGGTCTTGA
- a CDS encoding phenylacetate--CoA ligase, translating into MSRSRGKTALKELASPLMREELEPQHGINESAGKALYWNEESETLPRGKLELLQLDRLKAQIARATERVGFYREWAKRNAFSPVAIRSLEDLALLPFTSKTDLRDHYPFGMCAVPLSELVRVHATSGTTGKPTIAPYTRRDLELWAEVMARVLTAGGVGPNDVVQNAYGYGLFTGGLGFGLGAETIGCATIPTSSGLTSRQLVVMEDLGATVLCCTPSYALVIAEEAEAQGIDFRRRMRLRLGFFGAEPWTEEMRREIEDRLGLEAFDIYGLAEIIGPGVGVECQRHDGLHLFEDHFLAEIVDPESGKTLSPDSTGELVLTSLSREALPLLRYRTRDRVRLTREACPCGRTFARMSKPLGRTDDMLIIRGVNVFPSQIEAALLEVDGLAPQYLILVDRERDRLDELEVWVEASPSLFAEGEYAMKRVSTEANKRVRDVLGISARVVVVTPKKIERGLGKAVRVVDRRSFQS; encoded by the coding sequence ATGAGTCGATCCCGTGGCAAAACCGCGCTGAAAGAGTTAGCCTCACCCCTCATGCGCGAGGAGCTCGAGCCGCAGCACGGCATCAACGAGTCCGCCGGCAAGGCCCTCTACTGGAACGAGGAGTCGGAGACGCTTCCCCGCGGGAAACTCGAACTGCTCCAACTCGATCGATTGAAGGCCCAGATCGCTCGCGCCACGGAACGCGTCGGTTTCTACCGGGAGTGGGCGAAGCGAAACGCGTTTTCTCCGGTCGCAATCCGCTCGCTCGAGGACCTAGCGCTCCTCCCGTTCACGAGCAAAACCGATCTTCGCGACCACTATCCTTTCGGGATGTGCGCGGTGCCGCTCTCCGAGCTGGTCCGGGTCCACGCCACGAGCGGCACGACGGGAAAGCCGACGATCGCGCCCTATACCCGCCGCGATCTCGAGCTCTGGGCGGAAGTGATGGCTCGGGTTCTCACCGCCGGCGGGGTTGGCCCGAACGACGTGGTCCAGAACGCTTACGGCTACGGACTCTTCACCGGTGGGCTCGGTTTCGGTCTCGGTGCTGAAACGATTGGCTGCGCGACCATTCCCACCTCGAGCGGGCTCACCTCCCGCCAGCTCGTAGTCATGGAAGACCTGGGCGCCACGGTCCTATGCTGCACGCCTTCCTACGCGCTCGTCATCGCCGAGGAAGCCGAAGCGCAGGGCATCGACTTCCGGCGGCGCATGAGGCTTCGCCTGGGCTTCTTTGGCGCCGAGCCATGGACCGAGGAAATGCGGAGGGAGATCGAAGACCGCCTCGGGCTCGAGGCATTCGACATCTACGGGCTCGCGGAAATCATCGGTCCGGGAGTCGGCGTCGAATGTCAGAGGCACGACGGACTTCACCTGTTCGAAGATCACTTTCTCGCCGAGATCGTCGACCCCGAGAGCGGCAAGACGCTCTCACCGGACTCGACCGGAGAGCTCGTCCTCACGTCGCTCAGTCGTGAGGCTCTGCCTCTTCTCCGGTACCGGACACGGGATCGCGTACGGCTAACCCGCGAGGCCTGCCCCTGCGGACGAACGTTTGCCCGCATGTCGAAGCCCCTAGGACGCACCGACGACATGCTCATCATTCGAGGGGTCAATGTGTTCCCATCACAGATCGAAGCCGCGCTCCTCGAAGTCGATGGTCTCGCCCCGCAGTATTTGATTCTGGTGGATCGCGAGCGCGATCGTCTCGATGAGCTCGAGGTGTGGGTGGAAGCGAGCCCGTCTCTTTTCGCCGAGGGTGAATACGCCATGAAGCGGGTGTCTACCGAAGCCAACAAACGCGTCCGAGACGTGCTCGGAATCAGCGCCCGCGTCGTCGTCGTCACCCCGAAGAAGATCGAGCGGGGCCTCGGGAAAGCAGTTCGGGTGGTCGACCGCAGGAGCTTCCAATCGTGA